The following proteins are co-located in the Abditibacteriaceae bacterium genome:
- a CDS encoding alginate export family protein, which translates to MNFNRASRKGVLGAGSAVLSFAASAHAQSTTPASPATTPGGEPKKAVVSVPANSPTGKFIFSGSLRSRIEHWNFFDAPGFDDSYTFNGTLLRFGALRQTNSNDIQLELAAPLLIGLPKNTIAPPPLGPLGLGANYRAANGGQDASIFPKQAFIRLKGLGSAANSLRFGRFEFWDGSEVAPKNPILAAVKRDRIAHRLLGNFGFSHVGRSFDGAQFVHNTPSGNFTVLAARPTEGVFQLNGFGEVRDVDFAYAAYTKPMQDSEARIFGLTYRDGRDDVVKTSNNATPIRGDLRINTLGAHFLKAIDTGGGSVDLLAWGALQNGDYGNLSHRANAVALEVGYQPKKAKLRPWLRAGLYRASGDDNPADGKHGTFFSALPTPRIYARMPFYNQMNIEDAFVQGILRPSPKLTARADFHFLKLNSARDLQYSGGGAFQDNSFGYAGRGNPSGKKSLANVLDLSLDYAINPETSVTLYGARAFGKDVLKGIFPTGSNATYLYAEVTRKF; encoded by the coding sequence GTGAACTTTAATCGGGCCAGTCGTAAAGGAGTGTTAGGAGCGGGTAGTGCAGTCCTCTCCTTTGCAGCCTCCGCGCACGCACAAAGCACAACACCCGCCTCGCCCGCAACTACGCCGGGTGGTGAACCAAAAAAAGCAGTCGTCTCTGTACCGGCGAACTCGCCAACGGGAAAGTTCATTTTTTCAGGAAGCCTCCGCAGCCGCATTGAACACTGGAATTTTTTCGACGCGCCGGGCTTCGACGATTCTTACACCTTCAACGGCACGCTACTACGTTTTGGTGCGTTGCGTCAAACCAACAGCAACGATATTCAACTGGAGCTGGCTGCCCCGCTACTCATTGGCTTGCCTAAAAACACGATTGCGCCGCCACCACTCGGGCCGCTTGGATTGGGAGCGAACTACCGCGCGGCGAACGGCGGACAGGACGCCAGCATCTTTCCTAAGCAGGCGTTTATAAGGCTGAAAGGTTTGGGGAGTGCAGCAAACAGCTTGCGTTTTGGTCGCTTTGAATTCTGGGATGGAAGTGAGGTTGCGCCGAAGAATCCTATTCTTGCTGCCGTGAAACGAGACCGCATCGCGCATCGTCTCCTTGGTAACTTTGGTTTCTCTCATGTTGGGCGCTCGTTCGACGGCGCGCAGTTTGTACACAATACGCCGTCAGGAAACTTTACTGTTCTGGCCGCGCGCCCGACGGAAGGCGTCTTTCAGCTCAATGGTTTTGGGGAAGTGCGCGATGTCGATTTCGCCTATGCAGCCTATACCAAGCCGATGCAAGATAGTGAAGCGCGCATCTTCGGACTTACCTACCGCGATGGCCGCGACGATGTTGTGAAGACCAGTAACAATGCAACCCCGATTCGTGGCGATTTACGAATTAACACGCTCGGCGCACATTTCCTCAAGGCAATTGATACGGGCGGAGGTTCGGTTGATTTGCTCGCGTGGGGCGCGCTACAAAACGGAGATTACGGTAACCTGTCGCATCGCGCCAATGCTGTTGCTCTCGAAGTTGGCTACCAACCGAAGAAAGCGAAGCTGCGTCCGTGGCTACGCGCCGGTCTCTATCGCGCTAGTGGCGACGACAACCCTGCCGATGGCAAGCATGGTACTTTCTTTTCTGCCCTGCCCACTCCGCGCATTTATGCACGTATGCCGTTCTACAATCAGATGAATATCGAAGATGCGTTTGTGCAGGGCATCTTGCGGCCCAGCCCGAAGCTCACAGCACGCGCCGACTTTCATTTTCTCAAGCTCAACAGTGCGCGCGATCTTCAGTATTCGGGTGGCGGTGCCTTTCAAGACAACAGTTTTGGTTACGCTGGCAGAGGTAACCCGAGTGGCAAGAAAAGCCTGGCGAATGTTTTGGATTTAAGCCTGGATTACGCCATCAACCCGGAGACGAGCGTCACGCTTTACGGCGCGCGCGCATTTGGGAAGGATGTTCTGAAAGGCATCTTCCCAACAGGCAGCAATGCGACCTACCTTTACGCCGAAGTGACACGCAAATTTTAA
- a CDS encoding uroporphyrinogen-III synthase, translated as MNTFDFDGLRVLSLESRRAEEMQRLIEKRNGVATVAPSMREVALESSPQLLQFKNALGAGEIDFTIWMTGVGTRMLARDFDSQMPREEWVSQIARTTIIARGPKPASALRELNLAPQYNVPEPNTWREILPLLDANSVVLKGRQIAVQEYGVPNRALEKALKARGATVMRVPVYRWALPENIAPLSSALDNLCDGKFDVVLFTAGTQAWHMFKLAYKQNREAEVRAALGKCVVASIGPTTSESLREFDLRIDFEPDHPKMGQLVNQTAQNAHALQLRLSGSFV; from the coding sequence ATGAACACTTTCGATTTCGATGGATTGCGCGTGCTGTCTCTGGAAAGCCGACGCGCCGAAGAAATGCAGCGCCTTATCGAGAAGCGCAACGGTGTCGCAACCGTTGCGCCTTCGATGCGTGAAGTCGCGCTCGAAAGCAGCCCGCAACTTTTGCAATTTAAGAATGCGCTCGGTGCGGGCGAAATCGACTTCACCATTTGGATGACAGGCGTCGGCACGCGAATGCTGGCCCGCGACTTCGATTCACAAATGCCACGCGAAGAATGGGTCTCGCAAATTGCCAGAACAACAATCATTGCGCGCGGCCCCAAACCCGCGTCGGCGTTACGCGAACTAAACCTCGCGCCACAGTACAATGTTCCCGAACCAAACACCTGGCGCGAGATTTTGCCTCTTCTCGACGCGAACAGCGTTGTCCTTAAAGGCCGCCAGATCGCCGTGCAGGAATATGGCGTACCGAATCGTGCCTTGGAGAAAGCGCTCAAGGCTCGCGGCGCGACAGTAATGCGCGTGCCGGTTTATCGCTGGGCGTTACCCGAAAACATCGCTCCACTTTCCTCTGCATTAGATAACTTGTGTGACGGAAAATTTGATGTTGTTTTGTTTACAGCGGGGACGCAAGCATGGCACATGTTCAAGCTGGCATACAAGCAGAACCGCGAAGCTGAAGTCCGCGCGGCGCTCGGCAAATGCGTCGTAGCTTCTATCGGCCCAACCACCAGCGAATCGTTGCGCGAGTTCGATTTGCGTATCGACTTTGAACCAGACCACCCGAAGATGGGCCAGCTTGTGAACCAGACCGCGCAAAACGCACACGCCTTGCAACTTCGCCTCAGCGGTTCGTTTGTCTAG
- the nirD gene encoding nitrite reductase small subunit NirD yields the protein MWTDICEVSRIVPDTGVCALVNGQQVAVFMLATGDVFAVGNYDPFSGANVLSRGIVGDKSGVPKVASPIYKQSFSLQSGECLDDASVRIPAYAARVEAGRVQIAMP from the coding sequence ATGTGGACAGATATTTGTGAGGTTTCGCGCATTGTTCCCGACACCGGCGTTTGCGCCCTTGTCAACGGCCAGCAAGTCGCGGTGTTTATGCTGGCAACCGGCGATGTGTTTGCCGTTGGAAACTACGATCCGTTCTCGGGTGCCAATGTCCTTTCTCGCGGTATTGTGGGCGACAAATCGGGCGTGCCCAAAGTCGCTTCGCCGATTTACAAGCAGTCGTTTAGCTTGCAAAGCGGCGAATGCCTCGACGATGCTTCAGTACGGATTCCGGCTTACGCGGCGCGGGTTGAAGCGGGACGTGTGCAGATCGCAATGCCATAA
- the nirB gene encoding nitrite reductase large subunit NirB, protein MNPNLIVIGNGMVGHKFLERACEAGLNREYNIVTFCEEPRAAYDRVGMSGFFAGKTAADLMMSGDSFFDDNNIELHLGDRATRIDRKRKVVVSSRGLEIPYEKIVLATGSYPFVPPIPGGDQDGTFVYRTICDLEKIRDYAQNCKIGAVVGGGLLGLECANALKNLGLETHVIEFAPRLMSVQLDEAGGKLLKNKIEDLGVGVHLEKATTEIEGEDNRVRRMKFKDGSELETDMIVFSAGIRPRDDIARECGLQVGERGGITVDNRCVTSDEDILAIGECALWGGRIFGLVAPGYAMASVALDTLRGGPARFEGADMSTKLKLMGVDVASFGDAFGKTEGAQDIVFTDIRTGVYKKLVIGDNKILGGILVGDASAYGTLLSMTQSEAALPPHPEDLILPQREGGSKSVGGVTTLPDAAQICSCESVTKGAICSAIKDNAICDVAQIKKCTKAGTGCGGCVPLLTDLLKYELMKSGVALNNHICEHFDFSRQELFDLARVHNYRHFDELIKKHGRGLGCEVCKPAVGSILASLHNEHILKPAHAPLQDTNDRFLANIQRDGTYSVVPRIPGGEITPHKLIVIGEIARDFGLYTKLTGGQRIDLFGAQLHQLPQIWQRLIEAGMESGHAYGKSLRTVKSCVGSTWCRYGVQDSTTLAIKIEERYRGLRSPHKLKSAVSGCTRECAEAQSKDFGIIATERGWNLYVCGNGGMKPQHAVLLAGDLDEATLIRSIDRFLMFYIRTADRLQRTSTWLNALDGGIDYLRDVVMNDSLGIGAELETAMEAHVSTYACEWKEALENEAMLERFSHFVNSEEADNNVIFMSERDQLRPAFAHERTTIQNFIPLESVSVAA, encoded by the coding sequence ATGAATCCAAATCTCATCGTTATCGGCAACGGCATGGTCGGGCACAAGTTTCTCGAACGCGCCTGCGAAGCTGGCCTCAACCGCGAATACAACATCGTCACCTTCTGCGAGGAACCCCGCGCCGCCTACGACCGCGTCGGCATGAGCGGCTTCTTCGCCGGAAAAACCGCCGCCGACTTGATGATGTCGGGCGACTCCTTTTTCGACGACAACAACATCGAGCTTCACCTTGGCGACCGCGCGACGCGCATCGACCGCAAACGTAAAGTTGTGGTTTCTTCGCGCGGTCTGGAAATCCCTTACGAAAAGATTGTGCTTGCAACAGGCTCGTATCCGTTTGTCCCGCCAATTCCCGGCGGCGACCAAGACGGCACCTTCGTTTATCGCACGATTTGCGATTTGGAAAAAATCCGCGACTACGCCCAGAACTGCAAAATCGGCGCGGTTGTTGGCGGCGGCCTGCTTGGTTTGGAATGCGCCAACGCGCTGAAGAATCTGGGCCTCGAAACGCATGTTATCGAATTCGCGCCCCGCCTGATGTCGGTGCAGCTCGATGAAGCGGGCGGCAAGCTGCTCAAGAATAAAATCGAAGACTTGGGCGTCGGCGTGCATTTGGAAAAAGCGACAACGGAAATCGAAGGCGAAGATAATCGCGTGCGCCGCATGAAGTTCAAAGACGGCAGCGAACTCGAAACCGACATGATCGTGTTTTCGGCGGGCATCCGTCCTCGTGACGACATCGCCCGCGAATGTGGCTTGCAAGTCGGCGAGCGCGGCGGCATCACGGTTGATAATCGCTGCGTCACGAGTGACGAAGACATTCTGGCGATTGGCGAATGCGCCTTGTGGGGCGGACGTATCTTCGGTCTGGTGGCGCCCGGTTATGCAATGGCGAGCGTTGCACTCGACACGCTGCGTGGCGGTCCGGCCCGCTTTGAAGGCGCGGACATGAGCACCAAGCTCAAGTTGATGGGCGTCGATGTCGCCAGCTTCGGCGATGCCTTCGGCAAGACCGAAGGCGCACAGGACATCGTTTTCACCGACATTCGCACTGGCGTTTATAAGAAGCTGGTTATCGGCGACAACAAAATTCTCGGCGGCATTCTGGTGGGCGACGCGAGTGCTTACGGCACCTTGCTTTCGATGACGCAAAGCGAAGCCGCCTTGCCGCCGCACCCCGAAGACCTGATTTTGCCACAGCGCGAAGGCGGCAGTAAATCTGTCGGTGGCGTGACAACTTTGCCTGACGCCGCGCAGATTTGCTCGTGCGAAAGCGTCACTAAAGGCGCGATTTGCAGCGCAATTAAAGACAACGCGATTTGCGATGTCGCGCAAATCAAGAAGTGCACCAAAGCCGGAACCGGCTGCGGCGGCTGTGTTCCGCTTCTCACCGATTTGTTGAAATACGAACTGATGAAGAGTGGTGTGGCTTTAAACAACCACATCTGTGAGCACTTCGATTTCTCGCGCCAAGAACTGTTCGACTTGGCGCGCGTTCACAATTATCGTCATTTTGACGAACTAATCAAAAAACACGGACGCGGTTTGGGCTGCGAAGTCTGTAAGCCTGCGGTTGGTTCCATTCTCGCGTCGTTGCACAACGAACACATCTTGAAGCCCGCACACGCGCCGCTGCAAGACACCAACGACCGCTTCCTCGCCAACATTCAGCGCGATGGAACTTATTCAGTTGTCCCGCGCATCCCCGGCGGCGAAATTACACCCCACAAGCTGATTGTCATCGGCGAAATTGCCCGCGACTTTGGCCTTTATACCAAGCTGACAGGCGGCCAGCGAATCGACTTATTCGGCGCGCAGTTGCACCAGTTGCCGCAAATCTGGCAGCGTCTCATCGAGGCCGGAATGGAAAGCGGCCACGCCTACGGCAAGTCGCTGCGCACCGTGAAAAGCTGCGTCGGCTCGACGTGGTGCCGCTATGGTGTCCAAGATTCGACAACGCTCGCCATCAAGATCGAAGAACGCTACCGTGGCCTGCGTTCGCCGCACAAATTGAAAAGCGCGGTTTCTGGCTGCACGCGCGAATGTGCCGAAGCGCAAAGCAAAGACTTCGGAATTATTGCAACCGAACGCGGCTGGAACCTGTATGTTTGCGGCAACGGCGGCATGAAGCCGCAACACGCTGTTCTCCTTGCGGGCGATTTGGATGAAGCAACTCTCATCCGTAGCATCGACCGTTTCCTGATGTTCTACATTCGCACCGCCGACCGCTTGCAGCGCACTTCAACGTGGCTTAATGCGCTTGACGGCGGCATCGACTACCTGCGCGACGTTGTGATGAACGACAGTTTGGGCATCGGCGCCGAACTCGAAACTGCGATGGAAGCACACGTTTCCACTTACGCTTGCGAATGGAAAGAAGCTTTAGAAAACGAAGCGATGCTCGAACGTTTCTCCCACTTTGTCAACTCGGAAGAAGCTGACAACAACGTCATCTTCATGTCCGAACGCGACCAACTGCGTCCTGCGTTCGCCCACGAACGCACAACGATTCAGAACTTCATCCCGCTCGAAAGCGTGAGCGTTGCAGCTTAA
- a CDS encoding sigma-70 family RNA polymerase sigma factor: protein MEQSAPSGMVEFDRTGLDELVARAQSENQSEHETATEELLVRFRPLLRARMHALWPELQGRSASVEWSDVENQVTMFFLSRLRSFRSDAGVYFPHYIAKFLELDCRSWKRELGRGAALPFSQMHFDEDEDEEPEEAEASEDDRTGDIEQLMALKESLAALTPNQREAIWQCCVLGRTENEVADELELSRSAIRNRLESALTRLRRHFEEANESYFDLAPLATRTGRASQAAELRNEQRHDMSRQEQRPDLVGIGAGKPVILRGIFEFEATGLKNLELLSPKLRYLVPAGRVLGIRYVRAGVSCDKLVCLATVVNGDIHRLFPLAANSSMHVPLAIVEPLSVGNEIEIHIASDAPGTAIIDVGFLEMPA, encoded by the coding sequence ATGGAACAAAGCGCCCCGTCCGGCATGGTCGAATTCGACCGTACCGGATTGGACGAATTGGTGGCTCGCGCACAAAGTGAAAACCAAAGCGAACACGAAACCGCAACAGAAGAGTTGCTCGTGCGCTTTCGACCTTTGCTGCGAGCGCGGATGCACGCGCTGTGGCCCGAACTGCAAGGGCGTTCGGCTTCGGTGGAATGGAGCGATGTTGAAAATCAGGTAACGATGTTTTTTCTCTCGCGCCTGCGCTCGTTTCGCAGTGACGCGGGCGTTTACTTTCCGCATTACATCGCGAAGTTTCTCGAACTCGACTGCCGCTCGTGGAAGCGTGAACTGGGGCGCGGCGCTGCATTGCCGTTTTCGCAGATGCACTTCGATGAGGACGAAGACGAGGAGCCGGAAGAAGCTGAAGCAAGCGAAGACGACCGCACTGGCGACATCGAGCAATTGATGGCGCTCAAAGAATCGCTCGCGGCACTCACGCCCAACCAGCGTGAAGCTATCTGGCAATGCTGCGTTCTGGGCCGAACCGAAAACGAAGTCGCCGACGAACTGGAGCTTTCGCGCTCGGCGATTCGCAACCGACTGGAAAGCGCGCTCACGCGTTTGCGCCGCCATTTCGAGGAGGCCAACGAGTCGTATTTCGATTTAGCGCCGCTTGCAACCCGTACCGGACGCGCATCGCAAGCGGCAGAGCTCCGCAACGAACAAAGGCACGATATGTCACGACAAGAACAACGGCCCGATTTGGTGGGCATCGGCGCGGGCAAGCCCGTCATTTTGCGCGGTATCTTCGAGTTTGAAGCGACCGGCCTGAAAAATCTGGAATTGCTTTCGCCCAAGCTGCGCTACCTCGTGCCCGCTGGCCGCGTGCTCGGAATTCGTTATGTACGCGCCGGTGTTTCGTGCGACAAATTGGTGTGCCTTGCAACTGTCGTCAACGGCGACATTCATCGTTTGTTCCCACTCGCGGCCAACTCTTCGATGCATGTTCCGCTCGCCATCGTAGAGCCGCTGAGCGTGGGAAACGAAATCGAAATTCACATCGCGTCGGACGCGCCGGGCACCGCGATTATTGATGTCGGCTTCCTCGAAATGCCCGCATAA
- a CDS encoding proteasome accessory factor PafA2 family protein — MEQRIVGIETEFGCMVRNDGKKKSRVGTAERIVEAVKDHAFLRRKLGLLDLHARDYAFEPARSGGFLRNGGRLYVDAVGSHEEYATPECVTWSDAVAYDRAGRVLLQSLVDDLGLDDDVAFYANSVDHFGGHTFGCHENYLVDISASAFRGSLALLMPFLVTRQIFAGTGRVGGHKLNRTDFRNNVMNIGEHDVDTMWVADFYGVELDNTVDYQLSQRADHIVNVASSRVRFNRAIINPKRDSYYDYSDLHRLHVLFGEPNMNEYAMWLKVATTCLVLDLMDIGAIPAEVRLDDVLSSLKSVSRDASMKWKVRRTSGETIGAIDLQRMYLQAAQQHLRGKDEQTDQAIAAWQEILDGLESDPMQLGDRLDWVAKKQMLQEYMADAGSDWRDDTLHSLDMEYHNINARTSLYYGLQEMDAARRICTDEQILQSISTPPQNTRAKGRGAVINAILDRDHKRYLIDWDWIRLDKDQHLELRNPFHTYDEEAALFSRGLGM, encoded by the coding sequence ATGGAACAACGTATTGTTGGCATAGAAACCGAGTTCGGCTGCATGGTACGCAACGACGGCAAGAAGAAGTCGCGTGTCGGGACAGCCGAGCGCATTGTCGAAGCGGTGAAAGATCATGCGTTTTTGCGGCGCAAACTGGGGCTTCTCGATTTGCACGCGCGCGACTATGCATTTGAACCGGCGCGCTCGGGTGGCTTTTTACGCAACGGCGGACGGCTGTATGTCGATGCCGTCGGTTCGCACGAAGAATACGCGACGCCCGAATGCGTAACGTGGAGCGACGCCGTCGCCTACGACCGTGCGGGCCGCGTGTTGCTGCAAAGTTTGGTTGATGATTTAGGGCTCGACGATGATGTGGCGTTTTACGCCAACAGCGTCGATCATTTCGGCGGCCACACCTTCGGTTGCCACGAAAATTACCTCGTCGATATTTCGGCTTCGGCGTTTCGCGGCAGTCTCGCGTTGTTGATGCCGTTTCTGGTCACGCGCCAGATTTTCGCGGGTACAGGACGCGTTGGCGGCCACAAACTCAACCGTACCGACTTCCGCAACAACGTAATGAACATCGGCGAACACGATGTCGATACCATGTGGGTCGCCGATTTCTACGGCGTCGAACTCGACAACACCGTTGACTATCAGCTTTCACAGCGTGCTGACCATATCGTCAATGTCGCATCGAGCCGCGTGCGTTTCAACCGCGCGATCATCAACCCCAAACGCGATTCGTATTACGACTATTCCGATTTGCATCGTCTGCACGTTCTGTTCGGCGAACCGAATATGAACGAATACGCGATGTGGCTCAAAGTGGCGACGACGTGTCTAGTTCTCGACTTAATGGACATCGGCGCGATTCCTGCCGAAGTTCGTTTGGATGATGTTCTTTCCAGCCTGAAAAGTGTGTCGCGCGATGCGTCGATGAAATGGAAAGTGCGCCGCACGTCGGGCGAAACCATTGGTGCGATTGATTTGCAGCGGATGTATCTGCAGGCAGCGCAGCAGCACTTGCGCGGAAAAGACGAGCAAACCGACCAGGCGATTGCCGCGTGGCAAGAAATTCTCGATGGCTTGGAAAGCGACCCGATGCAGCTTGGCGACCGATTGGATTGGGTCGCGAAAAAGCAGATGCTGCAAGAATATATGGCCGATGCCGGAAGCGACTGGCGCGACGACACGCTGCATTCGCTCGACATGGAATATCACAACATCAACGCGCGCACGAGCTTGTATTACGGTTTGCAGGAAATGGATGCCGCGCGCCGCATCTGCACCGACGAGCAAATTCTGCAAAGCATTTCAACGCCGCCACAGAACACGCGCGCCAAAGGTCGTGGCGCAGTGATTAACGCGATCCTCGACCGCGACCACAAACGCTATCTCATCGATTGGGATTGGATTCGACTCGATAAAGACCAGCATCTCGAACTCCGCAATCCGTTTCATACCTACGATGAGGAAGCCGCATTATTCTCACGCGGTTTAGGAATGTAG
- a CDS encoding ubiquitin-like protein UBact, translated as MNFFQADETLRRPLPSDPMTKPGGDDSGPGAPKVSKPDTKKLLDRMKRVDPDQAKNYRQRSGE; from the coding sequence ATGAATTTCTTTCAAGCCGATGAAACGCTGCGGCGTCCGTTGCCCAGCGACCCGATGACCAAGCCCGGCGGCGATGACAGCGGCCCCGGCGCGCCCAAAGTTTCCAAGCCCGACACCAAAAAGCTGCTCGACCGCATGAAGCGCGTCGATCCCGATCAGGCCAAGAACTATCGCCAGCGCAGCGGCGAGTAA
- a CDS encoding proteasome accessory factor PafA2 family protein translates to MNSLFGIETEYGIAVEGAGASDLIEQSRQVVKAFAGRYASPWNYRTENPRGDVRGFQVEKLSQDETDAQFDNPKTRVNSPTEDRCDRVLVNGARLYNDHGHPEYSTPECADLRTLVAHDKAGERIILECAQRHSADTGKTVSIFKNNTDFHGASYGTHESYLLRRAVSWDSVVQSLAPFLATRIIYAGAGKVGCEERGGKANYQLSQRADFFQVLQSVDTLANRPLVNTRDEPHGDAARWRRLHVIAGDANCSETATALRVGATNLVANLIETGWKSPIVLRDAVKTIKHVSRDETFRWICETERGTISAIDVQRAYLEAAREANFDGSAWILDEWQEILDALEADPMSLSDRLDWVAKKTLLDSYAEEEDLDWTRDAYTLQSLDLAYCNADESESLYGALVESGAMRTLVTEDEVEAARCEAPENTRAALRSVLVRRFAENVRAVSWGGFVFDANGTTVSVALPETADFAALAAQLEAASSVGEAAAILRSL, encoded by the coding sequence GTGAATTCGCTTTTTGGAATCGAGACGGAATACGGCATTGCCGTTGAAGGCGCGGGCGCGAGCGACCTCATCGAACAATCACGGCAAGTGGTGAAAGCGTTCGCGGGCCGCTATGCGTCGCCGTGGAATTACCGGACGGAAAACCCGCGCGGCGATGTGCGTGGCTTTCAAGTAGAGAAACTTTCGCAAGACGAAACCGACGCGCAGTTCGATAACCCGAAAACGCGCGTCAATTCGCCGACGGAAGACCGCTGCGACCGCGTCCTCGTTAACGGCGCGCGGCTTTATAACGATCACGGCCATCCCGAATATTCGACGCCCGAATGCGCCGATTTGCGTACTCTGGTCGCGCACGATAAAGCGGGCGAACGCATCATTTTGGAATGCGCGCAGCGTCATTCGGCTGATACCGGCAAAACGGTGTCGATATTCAAGAACAACACCGATTTTCACGGCGCAAGCTACGGCACGCACGAAAGCTATTTGCTGCGCCGCGCTGTTTCGTGGGATTCCGTCGTACAAAGTCTCGCGCCGTTTCTGGCGACGCGCATTATTTACGCTGGCGCGGGTAAAGTCGGATGCGAAGAACGCGGCGGTAAAGCGAACTACCAACTTTCGCAGCGCGCCGATTTTTTTCAGGTGCTGCAAAGCGTCGATACTTTAGCAAATCGTCCGCTGGTGAACACACGCGACGAACCTCACGGCGACGCGGCGCGCTGGCGGCGTTTGCACGTTATCGCGGGCGATGCCAATTGCAGCGAAACCGCAACCGCGTTGCGTGTCGGCGCGACGAACCTGGTGGCGAACCTCATCGAAACCGGCTGGAAAAGCCCGATTGTGTTGCGTGACGCGGTAAAAACCATCAAGCACGTTTCGCGTGACGAAACCTTTCGTTGGATTTGTGAAACCGAACGCGGCACAATCTCAGCGATTGATGTTCAGCGCGCGTATCTCGAAGCGGCGCGCGAAGCAAATTTTGATGGCAGCGCGTGGATTCTCGATGAATGGCAGGAAATTCTCGATGCGCTTGAAGCCGATCCGATGAGCCTGAGCGACCGTCTCGATTGGGTGGCGAAGAAAACGCTGCTCGATTCGTATGCCGAAGAAGAAGACCTCGACTGGACGCGCGACGCTTACACGCTGCAAAGTCTCGATTTGGCGTATTGCAACGCCGACGAAAGCGAAAGTTTGTATGGCGCATTAGTGGAATCGGGCGCGATGCGAACGCTTGTCACCGAAGATGAGGTTGAAGCCGCACGCTGCGAAGCGCCCGAGAACACGCGCGCGGCGTTGCGTTCGGTTCTGGTGCGACGCTTTGCCGAAAACGTGCGCGCGGTTTCGTGGGGCGGCTTCGTCTTTGACGCCAATGGCACCACCGTTTCGGTCGCCCTACCGGAAACGGCAGATTTCGCGGCACTTGCGGCGCAACTTGAAGCGGCTTCAAGCGTTGGAGAAGCGGCGGCGATTTTGCGGTCGCTGTAA